A genomic region of Candidatus Dormiibacterota bacterium contains the following coding sequences:
- a CDS encoding DedA family protein: protein MAHLQSAIIALVDHYGYAGLFVAMALGNIGAPVGAEVVMTVAGALVATGHLSSLWLAIAVGVVGELAGASVGYAAGKYGGRSLIDRYGKYIHLTHANLDRVHAFFEKYGSFSIFICRFIPVIRGIVSIPAGIAEMSLGPFYFWYAFGSLIFCGGLVLLGNAVGHDLNKLMPLLHKGGLVLLGVALVLGAVIAFIAMRRNKAPAA from the coding sequence ATGGCACACCTTCAGAGCGCGATTATCGCGCTGGTCGATCATTACGGCTACGCGGGCCTGTTCGTGGCGATGGCGCTAGGCAACATCGGCGCCCCGGTCGGCGCCGAGGTGGTGATGACCGTCGCCGGAGCGCTGGTGGCCACCGGGCACCTCTCGAGCCTATGGCTTGCGATCGCGGTTGGCGTGGTGGGCGAATTGGCGGGCGCGTCGGTGGGCTACGCGGCCGGGAAGTACGGCGGGCGATCGTTGATCGATCGGTACGGCAAATACATCCATCTCACGCACGCGAACCTCGATCGCGTCCACGCCTTCTTCGAAAAATACGGCAGCTTCTCGATTTTTATCTGTCGTTTCATCCCCGTGATTCGCGGCATCGTTTCGATTCCGGCGGGCATCGCGGAGATGTCGCTCGGGCCGTTCTATTTTTGGTATGCCTTCGGCTCGTTGATCTTCTGCGGCGGACTGGTGCTGTTGGGCAATGCCGTGGGGCACGATCTGAACAAGCTGATGCCGCTCCTCCACAAAGGCGGCCTCGTGCTGCTGGGAGTCGCGCTGGTGCTGGGCGCCGTCATCGCCTTCATTGCGATGCGCCGCAATAAGGCGCCCGCCGCCTAA
- a CDS encoding response regulator transcription factor yields MTEPTRVVIVEDHALTRAGMRTALDPYFSIVGEAGDGIVGYETVLRERPDVAVVDLGLPGIDGIELTRRIRAGLPGTHVVIVTMIDIEEEVIAALAAGADAYCLKSSDPSGIVDAVRITREGGAYFDPRIAHVVLSRFSPKTSTNSNRSPLTPRENDVLRLIADGKANAEIATELNIGLGTVKGHIRDILEKLSAADRTHAAVTALRKGYI; encoded by the coding sequence ATGACCGAGCCTACGCGGGTGGTTATCGTCGAAGATCACGCCCTTACGCGAGCGGGCATGCGAACCGCGCTCGATCCGTACTTCAGCATCGTCGGAGAAGCGGGCGATGGCATCGTTGGATACGAGACCGTGTTGCGCGAGCGCCCGGACGTGGCCGTCGTCGATCTCGGCTTGCCGGGAATCGACGGAATCGAACTCACGCGACGCATACGCGCCGGCCTGCCGGGCACACACGTTGTTATCGTTACGATGATCGATATCGAAGAAGAGGTCATAGCCGCGCTTGCCGCGGGTGCCGACGCCTATTGCCTGAAGTCGTCCGATCCGTCGGGAATCGTCGACGCCGTGCGGATCACGCGCGAAGGTGGTGCCTACTTCGATCCCCGCATCGCGCACGTCGTCCTCTCGCGCTTCTCGCCAAAAACCTCGACCAACTCCAATCGATCGCCGCTTACGCCGCGCGAAAACGACGTGCTGCGTTTGATTGCCGACGGAAAGGCCAACGCCGAAATCGCGACCGAATTAAACATCGGCTTAGGCACGGTAAAGGGGCATATCCGCGACATTTTAGAGAAACTCTCCGCAGCAGATCGCACGCACGCAGCCGTCACGGCGCTGCGAAAAGGTTACATCTAG
- a CDS encoding methyl-accepting chemotaxis protein, with protein sequence MQRAARLYDERVRAFQRGLLITALAAIPAAVLIIGVLGNFTSRELLAIVIAAVAISVVVLPIAHAIDRHYLAYVRDRLAPDSGLSTAAAVRRLEWFRIQIVLNFIGAYTAGAVLATLIGNHFAGLPLVTNLVPVACGGFIGGALVDGALNYFNAEVMVAELIAILASVRGEYIPVSAAARGGIARRILTVLAVVIVVTLVTTAGGAAHVLLELQASRLTVPEAMHVGAIYAACALLVALLIAILAARILSRSIARPILHTVELMDRLRKGDVLRGAELHGEARLPHEAGLLVAAFADANIGLARLAESGERLAGGDLAVAIAPSSERDIVAIAMQRVVEAIRTVVGNVRETAALLEDSAVALSTRSDGFVADARSNARDLSGVAKTMLTLDGAVAQVAQGAGELSKMAGQAQATAERLGAAAQSNAAGLDQLAQTAKATIEAATEVLAISGETGKSADAATAAIIQADRTSEEAAEVMAELVKTIETLRLSSTQIGSITQKIDEISDQTNLLALNAAIEAARAGEHGRGFAVVADEIRKLADSSASSTKEIAGLIASVQRETERAVKVTDRGSVAMEQGREKTAQVADALARIVDSVNLVRARIDAVVKSQREQKQATDALVESTLMVERLTTDNAQLATTLMALADALEISSSSGAQAVGETTQGVEAVAARGERIAEASDQLQALTASLRAEAERIRGAVSGFTGGTALRR encoded by the coding sequence TTGCAGCGAGCCGCTCGTCTTTACGACGAGCGCGTTCGCGCATTTCAGCGCGGCCTGCTGATCACCGCCTTGGCCGCAATCCCCGCCGCGGTATTGATCATCGGCGTGCTGGGGAACTTTACGTCGCGCGAATTGCTCGCCATCGTGATCGCCGCCGTGGCCATTTCGGTGGTGGTTTTGCCGATCGCGCACGCGATCGATCGGCACTATCTCGCGTACGTCCGCGATCGTTTGGCGCCGGATTCCGGGTTATCGACGGCGGCCGCGGTGCGGCGCCTGGAGTGGTTTCGCATCCAAATCGTACTCAACTTTATCGGCGCCTACACGGCGGGCGCGGTGCTCGCGACACTGATCGGCAATCACTTCGCCGGGCTTCCGTTGGTGACCAATCTCGTACCCGTCGCCTGCGGCGGGTTTATCGGAGGCGCGCTGGTTGACGGGGCGCTGAATTATTTCAATGCCGAAGTGATGGTGGCCGAACTGATCGCCATTCTGGCATCGGTGCGCGGCGAGTATATTCCGGTGAGTGCCGCCGCGCGCGGCGGCATCGCGCGTCGCATATTAACGGTGCTCGCGGTGGTGATCGTGGTGACGCTCGTCACCACGGCCGGCGGAGCGGCCCACGTATTGTTGGAGCTGCAAGCTTCAAGACTGACGGTGCCCGAAGCGATGCACGTAGGGGCGATCTACGCGGCATGCGCGCTGCTCGTCGCGCTGCTGATCGCGATCTTAGCCGCGCGCATTCTTTCGCGCAGCATCGCGCGCCCGATCTTGCATACGGTCGAACTGATGGATCGCTTGCGCAAGGGCGACGTGCTGCGCGGAGCGGAATTGCACGGCGAGGCGCGGCTCCCGCACGAGGCCGGCCTGCTCGTTGCCGCGTTTGCGGATGCAAATATCGGGCTCGCGCGCCTGGCGGAGAGCGGCGAACGCCTCGCCGGCGGAGATCTCGCCGTGGCGATCGCACCGAGTTCGGAGCGCGATATCGTGGCGATCGCGATGCAACGCGTGGTCGAAGCCATTCGCACCGTCGTCGGTAACGTGCGCGAGACGGCAGCCTTGCTTGAAGATTCCGCGGTTGCGCTCTCGACGCGCTCCGATGGATTCGTGGCCGACGCGCGTTCGAACGCGCGCGATCTCTCCGGCGTGGCCAAGACGATGTTAACGCTCGACGGTGCGGTCGCGCAGGTGGCGCAGGGCGCAGGCGAACTCTCCAAGATGGCCGGGCAGGCGCAGGCGACGGCCGAACGGCTGGGCGCCGCGGCGCAGAGCAACGCCGCCGGGCTCGACCAGCTCGCGCAGACCGCCAAAGCCACGATCGAAGCCGCAACCGAAGTGCTCGCCATTTCGGGCGAAACCGGCAAGAGCGCCGATGCCGCGACCGCGGCGATCATTCAAGCCGATCGCACGTCGGAAGAGGCCGCCGAGGTGATGGCGGAGCTCGTCAAAACGATCGAAACGCTGCGCTTGAGTTCCACGCAGATCGGGTCGATCACGCAGAAAATCGACGAAATCTCCGACCAAACGAATTTGCTCGCGCTCAACGCCGCGATCGAAGCGGCGCGCGCGGGCGAACACGGCCGCGGTTTCGCGGTGGTCGCCGACGAGATTCGTAAGCTCGCGGATTCATCGGCGAGTTCAACCAAGGAGATCGCCGGGCTGATCGCTTCGGTGCAGCGCGAAACGGAGCGCGCCGTCAAGGTGACCGATCGCGGGAGCGTTGCGATGGAGCAAGGCCGCGAGAAGACCGCCCAGGTTGCCGACGCGCTGGCCCGCATCGTCGATAGCGTCAATCTGGTCCGCGCGCGCATCGACGCGGTCGTGAAATCGCAGCGCGAACAGAAGCAGGCGACCGACGCGCTCGTGGAATCGACCCTGATGGTGGAGCGCCTGACCACCGACAACGCGCAACTCGCAACCACGCTGATGGCGCTGGCCGACGCGCTGGAGATATCCTCGTCCTCGGGCGCGCAGGCCGTCGGCGAGACGACCCAGGGCGTCGAGGCCGTGGCAGCCCGCGGCGAACGCATCGCGGAGGCCTCGGACCAGCTCCAGGCCTTGACCGCATCGCTCCGCGCGGAAGCCGAGCGCATTCGCGGGGCGGTCTCCGGCTTCACCGGCGGCACGGCGCTCCGGCGCTGA
- the uvrC gene encoding excinuclease ABC subunit UvrC, giving the protein MSIIEHQKSLEQTLANIPDAPGVYQMMGRTGEILYIGKAVSLRSRVRSYFQDSAVHHPRTIAMVERVVDVRTIVVTNEVEALILEANLIKRYQPPFNVRLRDDKRYPYLKVTSEPFPRVVFTRVVKDDGARYFGPYTDAHGLRELIDLVRLVFPLRTCREPIDGTRKRPCLQYHIKRCLAPCVGYQTQDDYDAMVAEVVLFLEGKQESLLSRLSGDMVRAAEQMNFETAARIRDRIVQVRRVTEKQLVVWKSRLDMDLVAIARAQGQACMQVFLVRGGKLLGQEHFILDGVVDQADDVLMGEFLKQFYTSRTAAVPDREELAALTRVARDNQSPIPLKTRARAVSAQASAIPKELLVQALPNERGLIESWLSNGKGQRVRILQPQRGVRAEYMRLVQKNAEQNLKAFLMHQELQESAQARSLTELADALELPEPPHRIECYDISNIQGTNAVSSMVVFVEGRAKKSEYRKFKIQYDRGPNDFAMMQETLRRRLRYLRRATDDDVREAKEGAEPSLSSQEIELAKKERFNKKPDLLLIDGGKGQLHAVVEVLEAMDMTGIPVAGLAKEHEWLYLPGQNEPIVLPPNSAGLHLVMRIRDEAHRFAITYHRQQRDKAMTRSALDALAGVGPVRKKRLLTAFGSVAAIKRADIDEIAAIKGMTPALAAQIKTALEGARP; this is encoded by the coding sequence ATGTCGATCATCGAACACCAAAAATCGCTCGAGCAGACGCTCGCCAATATTCCCGACGCTCCCGGCGTGTACCAGATGATGGGACGCACGGGTGAGATTCTGTATATCGGCAAGGCCGTCTCGCTACGCAGCCGGGTCCGCTCGTACTTTCAGGACTCCGCGGTGCACCATCCGCGCACGATTGCGATGGTGGAGCGCGTGGTGGACGTGCGCACGATCGTCGTCACCAACGAGGTCGAGGCGCTCATCCTCGAAGCGAATCTCATCAAGCGTTACCAGCCGCCCTTCAACGTGCGGTTGCGCGACGACAAGCGCTACCCGTATCTCAAGGTAACGAGCGAGCCCTTTCCGCGCGTCGTGTTTACGCGTGTGGTGAAGGACGACGGCGCGCGCTACTTCGGCCCGTATACCGACGCTCACGGGCTGCGCGAACTGATCGATCTGGTGCGGCTGGTGTTTCCGCTGCGCACCTGTCGCGAGCCGATCGACGGTACCCGCAAGCGGCCGTGCCTGCAGTATCACATCAAGCGCTGCCTCGCCCCCTGCGTCGGCTACCAGACGCAGGACGACTACGACGCGATGGTCGCCGAAGTGGTGCTCTTCCTGGAAGGCAAGCAAGAATCGTTGCTCTCGCGCCTCTCAGGCGACATGGTCCGCGCGGCTGAACAGATGAATTTCGAGACGGCCGCGCGCATCCGCGATCGCATCGTCCAGGTACGCCGCGTCACCGAAAAGCAGCTCGTCGTGTGGAAATCGCGACTGGATATGGACCTGGTCGCGATCGCGCGCGCGCAGGGGCAGGCGTGCATGCAAGTCTTTCTCGTGCGCGGCGGCAAGCTGCTCGGCCAGGAGCATTTCATCCTTGACGGCGTCGTCGATCAAGCAGACGACGTGCTGATGGGCGAGTTCCTCAAGCAGTTCTATACGTCGCGAACGGCGGCGGTGCCGGATCGCGAAGAGCTGGCGGCGCTCACGCGCGTCGCGCGCGATAACCAATCGCCGATCCCGCTCAAGACGCGTGCGCGCGCGGTCTCGGCTCAAGCGAGCGCGATCCCTAAGGAATTGTTGGTGCAGGCCCTGCCGAACGAGCGCGGGCTCATCGAATCGTGGCTCTCGAATGGTAAGGGCCAGCGCGTACGCATCCTGCAGCCGCAGCGCGGCGTGCGCGCCGAGTACATGCGCCTAGTGCAGAAGAACGCCGAGCAGAACCTCAAGGCGTTCCTGATGCATCAAGAGTTGCAGGAGAGCGCGCAAGCGCGCTCTCTAACCGAGCTGGCCGACGCCCTCGAACTCCCGGAGCCGCCGCACCGTATCGAGTGTTACGATATCTCCAACATTCAAGGCACCAACGCCGTGTCGTCGATGGTGGTCTTCGTCGAAGGCCGAGCGAAGAAGAGCGAGTATCGCAAATTCAAGATTCAGTACGATCGCGGGCCGAACGATTTCGCGATGATGCAAGAGACGTTGCGGCGTCGCCTGCGCTATCTGCGGCGGGCGACCGACGACGACGTGCGTGAAGCCAAAGAGGGCGCCGAGCCGAGCCTCTCGTCTCAAGAGATCGAACTTGCGAAGAAGGAACGCTTCAACAAGAAACCCGATTTGCTCTTGATCGACGGCGGGAAAGGGCAGCTCCACGCGGTCGTTGAGGTACTCGAAGCTATGGATATGACCGGCATTCCCGTTGCCGGATTGGCGAAGGAGCACGAGTGGCTCTATCTTCCCGGGCAAAACGAGCCGATCGTTCTGCCGCCCAACTCGGCAGGCTTACACTTGGTGATGCGCATTCGCGACGAGGCGCACCGCTTTGCGATCACCTATCACCGGCAGCAGCGCGACAAGGCGATGACGCGGTCCGCCCTCGACGCGCTCGCAGGCGTCGGGCCGGTTCGCAAGAAACGCCTACTCACCGCGTTCGGATCGGTGGCGGCCATCAAACGTGCCGACATCGACGAGATCGCGGCGATCAAGGGCATGACCCCAGCGCTAGCCGCGCAGATTAAAACTGCGCTCGAAGGAGCACGTCCGTGA
- a CDS encoding TrkA family potassium uptake protein encodes MRYLIVGCGRVGSALAKLLDADGHEIIVVDQSPTAFKRLGPKFKGHVVVGTGIDYDVLKRAGAASADGFVAVTDGDNRNIMAALIAQRMFKIKRVVARIYDPPRGQMYRELGIQTVVPTTVGAKLMRDTLMEAPWDSLHSFDFGKVTSLSAFVTPADAGKRIGDIERPGRVRIAAVRRGDTGVVVASNDYVLQAGDEINAVVAPEAISEFAQMFQTASPQQRTA; translated from the coding sequence ATGAGATACCTCATCGTCGGGTGCGGCCGCGTCGGTTCCGCACTCGCGAAGCTCCTTGACGCCGACGGCCACGAAATCATCGTCGTCGACCAAAGCCCCACCGCCTTCAAACGCCTCGGGCCGAAATTCAAAGGCCATGTCGTCGTCGGCACCGGCATCGATTACGACGTGCTCAAGCGAGCCGGCGCCGCAAGCGCAGACGGCTTCGTCGCCGTCACCGACGGCGATAATCGCAACATCATGGCTGCGCTCATCGCGCAACGGATGTTTAAAATCAAGCGCGTCGTGGCCCGCATCTACGACCCGCCGCGTGGCCAGATGTACCGCGAACTCGGCATTCAAACCGTCGTCCCGACGACGGTGGGTGCCAAGCTGATGCGCGATACCTTGATGGAAGCGCCGTGGGATTCGCTGCACTCCTTCGATTTCGGCAAAGTCACCTCGCTCTCGGCGTTCGTTACGCCGGCCGATGCCGGTAAGCGCATCGGCGACATCGAACGCCCCGGCCGCGTGCGCATCGCCGCCGTTCGACGCGGCGATACCGGGGTGGTGGTAGCGTCCAACGACTACGTGCTCCAAGCCGGTGACGAGATCAACGCGGTCGTCGCGCCCGAAGCGATTAGCGAATTCGCGCAGATGTTCCAAACCGCTTCACCGCAACAAAGGACGGCGTAA
- a CDS encoding HAMP domain-containing sensor histidine kinase yields MIPLLCYALLLAAWVIDLLTPQLFVAAVLLNGPIALSTLALRPRLTIWLTVAAEAANAIAGYVNGVQDGYHWSPIALGDRVLSGLSFLLVGVLTMRAQDAARRAGEATERGRQIAHERALRHAMESVRSSLNMELVLRAAAREALALTGAEHVTVVARESTLQVPTSYRISRGDDDVSVTRAPLLGHIASMLERARDAEGVLAVDAQDASGRMLGGAALVAVIDPHDSETAIVVQWLDDVPVQEQLLPMQAFADNLAVALRQTRLFLQLAEQNDQIATQKDTIQERSDVIRDIVYALAHDLRTPISAAAVTMAQALEGAYGELPERYRAILETSIASNHDVRSLLETLLLVARYESGEDSHAFARQRVRDLVQRVADELRPVARAKGVVLDLALASEGEIFVDGYEVRRAVANLVANAIEATPAGGTIVLWVESTSAMQRLWVIDDGYGVAPERREALFTRFGGTRAGGGSGLGLYIVRRIAQKYGGQAGYEPGASRGSRFFIELPSITGAA; encoded by the coding sequence GTGATTCCGCTCCTCTGCTACGCCTTGCTGCTCGCGGCGTGGGTGATCGATCTCCTGACGCCGCAGCTCTTTGTCGCAGCGGTACTCCTCAACGGGCCGATCGCGCTGAGTACGCTCGCGCTTCGTCCCCGCCTGACCATATGGCTCACGGTCGCGGCGGAGGCCGCGAACGCGATCGCCGGATATGTGAACGGGGTGCAGGACGGCTACCACTGGAGCCCGATCGCGCTGGGAGACCGCGTGCTCTCCGGCCTCTCGTTTCTCTTGGTCGGCGTGCTCACCATGCGTGCGCAAGACGCGGCGCGTCGAGCGGGCGAGGCGACCGAGCGCGGCCGGCAAATCGCGCACGAGCGCGCCCTACGCCACGCAATGGAGAGCGTGCGCTCGAGCTTGAATATGGAATTGGTCTTACGCGCCGCCGCGCGCGAAGCGCTCGCGCTAACCGGCGCGGAGCACGTGACCGTTGTAGCGCGCGAATCGACGCTACAGGTGCCGACAAGTTACCGCATCTCACGAGGCGACGACGATGTCTCCGTGACTCGTGCTCCGCTCTTAGGACATATCGCTTCGATGCTGGAGCGCGCGCGCGATGCCGAGGGCGTGCTTGCGGTCGACGCCCAGGATGCGTCCGGTCGCATGCTCGGCGGGGCGGCATTGGTCGCCGTGATCGATCCTCACGACAGCGAAACTGCGATTGTCGTCCAGTGGCTAGACGACGTCCCGGTGCAGGAGCAATTGCTGCCGATGCAGGCCTTCGCCGATAATCTCGCCGTGGCGTTGCGACAGACGCGGCTGTTTCTGCAATTGGCCGAGCAGAACGATCAGATTGCAACCCAAAAAGACACGATTCAAGAGCGCAGCGACGTCATTCGGGACATCGTGTACGCGCTAGCACACGATCTGCGCACGCCCATATCGGCCGCAGCGGTCACGATGGCACAAGCCCTCGAAGGAGCCTACGGCGAACTTCCCGAGCGCTATCGCGCGATTCTCGAAACCAGCATCGCGTCAAACCACGATGTGCGCAGCCTGCTCGAGACGCTGTTACTGGTCGCGCGTTACGAATCAGGCGAAGATTCGCATGCCTTCGCGCGACAGCGGGTACGTGACCTCGTCCAGCGGGTCGCCGACGAATTGCGTCCCGTTGCGCGGGCGAAAGGGGTGGTGCTCGATCTCGCCCTCGCGAGCGAAGGTGAGATATTCGTCGACGGGTACGAGGTGCGCCGAGCGGTCGCCAATCTCGTCGCCAACGCGATCGAAGCGACGCCGGCGGGCGGCACGATCGTCCTGTGGGTCGAATCAACCTCTGCGATGCAACGTCTATGGGTGATCGACGACGGATACGGTGTGGCGCCCGAGCGCCGCGAAGCGCTGTTCACGCGGTTCGGCGGAACGCGCGCCGGCGGCGGCAGCGGCTTGGGGCTCTATATCGTGCGACGCATTGCGCAAAAGTACGGCGGCCAGGCGGGCTACGAGCCCGGTGCATCCCGCGGCAGCCGATTTTTTATCGAACTGCCGAGCATAACGGGGGCCGCATGA
- a CDS encoding phage holin family protein gives MRLLIRFVITAIALYLIATKVPGFHLNGWGDAAIAAIIFGIVNAVIGPILTLISLPLTIITIGLFSIVINWILFNLTVWLSPGFKTTGSPWPSWESTLVGAIIMMFVSTIATSVAAEA, from the coding sequence GTGAGACTACTGATACGGTTCGTCATAACGGCCATCGCACTCTATTTGATCGCGACCAAAGTACCCGGCTTCCATCTGAACGGATGGGGTGATGCGGCGATCGCAGCGATCATTTTCGGCATCGTCAATGCCGTCATCGGCCCTATTCTCACATTGATTTCGTTGCCGCTGACGATCATCACGATCGGCCTCTTTTCGATCGTGATCAATTGGATACTCTTCAATTTAACGGTATGGCTCTCGCCCGGCTTTAAAACGACCGGGTCGCCGTGGCCGAGTTGGGAATCGACCCTGGTGGGCGCCATCATTATGATGTTCGTTTCCACGATCGCCACGTCCGTCGCAGCGGAGGCCTAA
- a CDS encoding DEAD/DEAH box helicase, whose protein sequence is MIDSAWRLPLRRWQSEAFDAWWADRPRDALVVATPGAGKTRFAARLGHAVLASGAARRILVVVPREHLKAQTAKAMAQAGIRIDDRFENASGGLAPDVHGAAVTYQQVAIAPQLYRALTEQPTLVVLDEIHHAGDGASWGTALKEAFGRAVHRVSLSGTPFRSDGSAIPFVHYERSECIPDYSYDYADALRDGVCRPLVFPLQGGYAEWVSKEGELHAASFEEALRSKSRMSERLRTVLLQPSWIGDVIEKANERLLQLRSGGHADAAGLVIAMNQEHARFLADLLHARIGVKPTVVLSDEDGASRKIASFGRSRDPWIVAVHMVSEGVDIPRLRVGVYGSNVVTEMYFRQFCGRFVRAQRGGGTQHAFVYLPDDPRLRELAARVTTDVRGILHTKLELGDLELAQRVRTEAPSDNLFESIAANMAGERVLDYGPLFNPAAFLVEEAPLERGRTATVERPSEPEEEPEPLLSISEEKELLRKSLSSLVAQVSQRFGIEHRKIHATLNQRFGGPIARATVETLRKRRAAALRWLERGYDGLN, encoded by the coding sequence ATGATCGATTCAGCATGGAGGCTGCCGCTACGGCGCTGGCAATCGGAGGCGTTCGACGCGTGGTGGGCTGACCGCCCGCGTGACGCGCTGGTCGTTGCGACCCCCGGCGCAGGTAAGACCCGCTTCGCGGCCCGTTTAGGCCACGCCGTTCTCGCGTCGGGCGCAGCGCGGCGCATCCTGGTCGTGGTTCCGCGCGAGCACCTCAAGGCCCAAACCGCCAAAGCGATGGCGCAGGCCGGCATTCGCATCGACGACCGCTTCGAAAATGCCAGCGGCGGCCTCGCACCCGACGTGCACGGTGCCGCGGTCACCTACCAGCAGGTCGCGATCGCCCCGCAGCTCTATCGCGCCCTCACCGAGCAACCAACCCTGGTCGTGCTCGACGAGATTCACCACGCGGGCGACGGCGCGAGTTGGGGGACGGCGCTCAAGGAAGCCTTCGGCCGCGCCGTGCATCGCGTCAGCCTCTCGGGCACGCCCTTCCGTTCGGACGGCTCGGCCATCCCCTTCGTCCACTACGAACGCAGCGAGTGCATTCCGGATTACTCCTACGACTACGCCGACGCGCTGCGCGACGGCGTCTGCCGCCCGCTGGTCTTTCCGCTCCAAGGCGGTTACGCCGAATGGGTCAGCAAGGAGGGCGAGCTCCACGCGGCATCGTTCGAAGAGGCGCTGCGTTCGAAGAGCCGCATGAGCGAGCGGCTGCGCACCGTATTGTTGCAGCCCTCCTGGATCGGCGACGTGATCGAGAAGGCGAACGAGCGATTGCTGCAGTTGCGCTCCGGCGGCCATGCCGATGCCGCCGGCTTGGTGATCGCCATGAATCAAGAACACGCCCGTTTCCTCGCCGATCTATTGCACGCGCGGATCGGCGTGAAGCCCACGGTCGTGCTCTCCGACGAAGACGGCGCATCACGCAAGATCGCCTCCTTCGGACGCTCGCGCGACCCCTGGATTGTCGCGGTGCACATGGTCTCCGAGGGCGTCGATATCCCGCGCCTGCGGGTGGGCGTATACGGCTCGAACGTCGTGACCGAGATGTACTTCCGCCAGTTCTGCGGACGCTTCGTGCGCGCGCAACGCGGCGGCGGGACGCAGCATGCGTTCGTCTATCTGCCCGACGATCCACGGCTGCGCGAACTCGCCGCCCGCGTCACCACCGACGTGCGCGGCATCCTGCATACCAAACTCGAACTCGGCGACCTGGAATTGGCCCAGCGCGTCCGTACCGAAGCGCCGAGCGATAACTTGTTTGAATCCATCGCCGCCAATATGGCCGGCGAGCGGGTGCTCGACTACGGCCCGCTCTTCAACCCGGCGGCGTTTCTCGTGGAGGAAGCACCGCTCGAACGCGGCCGCACGGCGACGGTCGAACGCCCGAGCGAGCCCGAGGAAGAACCCGAACCGCTCCTGAGCATCTCCGAGGAGAAAGAGCTATTGCGTAAATCGCTCTCGTCGCTCGTGGCGCAAGTCTCGCAACGTTTCGGCATCGAGCACCGCAAGATCCACGCCACGCTCAATCAGCGCTTCGGCGGCCCGATCGCCCGCGCGACGGTGGAGACGCTCCGCAAGCGGCGCGCGGCCGCGCTGCGCTGGCTCGAGCGGGGCTACGACGGGCTGAATTAG
- a CDS encoding Clp protease N-terminal domain-containing protein: protein MFAKFSPASRRVLRAAEQECRNHNHYYVGAEHLIVALLEERDAQILRTLSETSIDIREVHAEARRNLGTGEERLWEGILVTPRVRKIVALAEEHAAGAEVEPIDLFEALRAEGGSVAAEILRRAAATRNTATARE, encoded by the coding sequence TTGTTTGCCAAATTTAGCCCGGCATCGCGGCGGGTCTTACGCGCCGCGGAACAAGAGTGCCGCAATCACAATCATTACTACGTGGGCGCCGAGCACCTGATAGTGGCACTATTGGAGGAGCGCGACGCGCAGATTCTGCGCACCCTCTCCGAGACGAGCATCGACATCCGGGAAGTCCATGCGGAGGCGCGCCGCAACTTAGGCACCGGCGAAGAGCGCTTGTGGGAGGGCATTCTCGTCACGCCGCGGGTGCGCAAAATCGTCGCGCTCGCCGAAGAGCATGCCGCCGGCGCAGAGGTCGAACCGATCGATCTCTTCGAGGCACTGCGCGCCGAAGGCGGCAGCGTGGCGGCGGAAATCCTGCGTCGCGCCGCCGCGACGCGAAACACCGCTACGGCACGGGAGTAA
- a CDS encoding TrkA family potassium uptake protein has protein sequence MFILIVGGGKVGSYLTRALLNQNHEVVVVEKVEKKAKMLEQLVDRQVTVVGDGCDPTVLEAAGVARADVVVADTGDDEDNLVVVLLTKKKSKARCIARVNNPRNKLIFDSLDPEDPVITISSTEIILDVLNEHVNAATYSSALETMHLFGKGNLQLVKMTIPSGSAADGKRLAEIAFPRNSVLVAIERADEELAIPNGDTTLHAGEKVIAIVKSGTIEQLRALLCSI, from the coding sequence ATGTTCATCCTCATCGTCGGCGGCGGTAAAGTCGGTTCGTACCTCACGCGCGCGCTGCTCAACCAAAACCACGAAGTCGTCGTCGTCGAAAAGGTCGAAAAAAAGGCCAAGATGCTCGAACAGCTCGTCGACCGCCAGGTGACCGTCGTCGGCGATGGTTGCGATCCAACCGTGCTCGAAGCGGCGGGAGTCGCCCGAGCCGACGTCGTCGTCGCCGACACCGGCGATGACGAAGACAATCTCGTCGTCGTGCTGCTGACCAAGAAAAAGTCCAAAGCTCGATGCATCGCACGCGTGAACAATCCGCGCAACAAACTGATCTTCGATTCGCTCGATCCCGAGGACCCGGTCATCACGATCTCGTCGACGGAGATCATCCTAGACGTCCTCAACGAGCACGTCAACGCCGCAACCTATTCGAGCGCGCTCGAAACGATGCACCTCTTCGGCAAGGGCAACCTCCAACTCGTCAAGATGACGATCCCGTCCGGCTCCGCCGCAGACGGCAAGCGGTTGGCGGAGATCGCGTTTCCGCGCAATAGCGTGCTGGTCGCAATCGAACGTGCCGATGAAGAGCTCGCGATTCCCAACGGCGATACGACGCTCCACGCCGGCGAAAAGGTGATCGCCATCGTCAAGAGCGGCACGATCGAGCAACTGCGCGCCTTACTCTGCAGCATCTAA